In Miscanthus floridulus cultivar M001 chromosome 8, ASM1932011v1, whole genome shotgun sequence, the sequence GGCGCCGGCGCGCCGCCCGTCACGTCGGTGCTGTACTTGCCGGGATGCCGCTGCCGCGGACCCGTCCGTCCGTCGGTCGCGGCCAAACGATGCATTCAGTCACGGATCACACCTTACATCGCCGTGAGTCCCGTGTCGGCACTGTTTTGGGTCGGCAGGCATCGTGGCGATTGGAGCCCGCCCTGCCTGTTGGGGGCCAACCAGCTCCAAGAGGTGACCGCCGACGAGACTTGGAGCGGGACGCCTGTCTGCCCAGCGCCCACGCCGCAGGGTTCCAACGGCGGCATGGCCACCATGGTCCATGGACATGGACGGGACGGGGGAAAAAATCTCCGATCATGCGCCATTGGACTgatttgacttataagtcatggttgaaagtaccgttgactgatttagtgtgagagaaaaatactgttcgttgcctgataagctatgacttataagtcaaatacgaccCAGCGAACATGCTGATGACTTATGCCCAGTTACAGCAAAATGTTTCCATCATCTGCATGCTGCAGCAGGTTGCGGATTCAAAGCGAATTGCGAAAGATTCGTCCAAATTAGCGCACGAAAGTATCGCGGCAGCTGCGCGTACGgcggttgcgaggttgttgtttAGTCCGCAATCAGCTACTTCCCTATTCCATCACAATTTTCACAACACGGTGGTACTACTGGTCACTGGACACTGATCCTGCTTGTCGTGGCACGAGTAAAGCTGGGGCAACATTACAACTGCGCAACTGCAGTGTCAGCGTGAATCCGCCATTGTTAATTACCACAGGGCAGCGGCAGCATTTGCCTGCAAGGCTAGTGTTTAGAGGGAAATAGCCAAGGCACAGGCCACGCCAAAATCTCTGAAATAGAGAGGGAGGTTGCCCCTGTACAGCAGTACCATTACACACCACCAACCTCCTGTCAAAAATATTAACCACGGATTAACCCCCCGTCTCAACCCCCGCTAGACAGCCACGTGGCCGTCTGCCAATGGCTGGCTGGGTAGGACCGGGCCCGCGCGTCAGGAAATTTACCGTGCCCGGCTATATAATGCGCTGCCCTTTACCGGGCTATACTCCTGTCCCTGTCGCCTCCTCACGTTTCATCGCCTCGCGTCCACCACAGCCAAGTACAGTACTCGACTGCACGCTGTCTGCCTCCGCCCTTGGATgcacctcgccgccggccatggcctccGCCGTCGCTAGCAACGTGCACGCGGTACCCGCCGCCGCAGGGCCCATGTCCTTCGGCTGGCTCGGCCCGCCGCGCCTGTCCTTCGGCGcccgcgacgccgccgccgctgcggcgGTGCCAGCGGGGGTGGAGGAGCACGCCTCCACGGCGGCGTCGTCCAATGCGGAACCGGCGGCGATCTCCAAGGACTTCATCGACTTCGAGTTCAGCCTCGGCGGGTCCGCCACCATGCTCCCCGCGGACGAGCTCTTCGCCGACGGGAAGCTGCTCCCGCTCCGCCCGCAAGGTGCCGCCGGGAAGATGGCGGCGGCCacggaggccgagcgggagctgGTGCGGCGGGACAACGCGCTGGTCGCGGAGGTCACGCCCTCGCCGGAGCCGGTCAGGGCGATGCACcccgcggcggcggaggcggcgctcgACCCGTACGTGTTCTCGCCCAAGGCGCCCACGTGCTCCAGCCGGTGGCGGGAGCTGCTCCGGCTCAGGAAGGTCCAGACGCCGCAGAAGCCGTCCCCGTCCGCGTCCGCGTCGCCGTCGGCGTCCCCCGCGGCGACGGCGTCGACCCCGTCCAGGGCGTCCAACTCCTCGGCGGCCAGGTCGCTGAAGCTGCTGCTCCTCCAGCGGAACGGCGGCCGCGCGTCGTGCGCCGCCGCGTCGGACCTCTCCGCGGCGCCTCTCCTCCGCGACAGCTCCGACTCGGAGACGTCCCTCTCCCTCGCCTCCTCCCGCTTCTCgctctcgtcgtcgtcgtcctcgtcctgcCACGACCACGACGACTTCCCGCGCCACTCCCTCGACGCCATCGACCCCACCCCACGTCCCCGCATCCGCCTAGTCCGTTCCCACCCGCACGCGCCGCAGCCGCAACCACACCCACACGTCGCTGCATCCGCCTCGGCTCCCGCCCGCGCCGCGCATAGTCCCGCTCGCCGCCGCCCGTCtccgtcgcccccgccgccgccaagcGTGGTCTCCGTGGACTCCCCACGCATGAACGCGTCAGGCAAGATCGTGTTCCAGGGCCTGGAACGTAGCTGCAGCTCCCCCGCCGGCAGCGTGCACTCATACATGCGGTCACGGTCCCGCGTCATGGACCGATCCTACTCCGCGGGCGTCCGCGCCACGCCGGTCGTGCTCAACGTGCCAGTGTGCTCACGGCCGGTGTTCGGCTTCTTCAAGGACAAGAAGGACGCCGCGGCCAAGGACGCAGCCTCCGTGCGGGCGCGGTCGGCGCTGGGCCGTAGGACGACCGCAGGCAGCACCACCCCGGCCGCCGCAGCCGGTGGAGTGAGCGGCAGAGATCTTGGCAGTGGTAACTGACACCGTTCGTTTTGGTTGACTAAGCGCTAGTAGTATCATTAGTACTAGCTAGTAGTAGACCACATTAGCTAGTGGTTCTTCCGTCCGACAAGAAAATAGATCAAAAAAGAGTTTGAGAAGTTTgggtttggtgttgaagagagaGGGTTTGGGATCTCATCTGGAGTGGAGAAGAGAGACACGATTGGGAGGATAGCTTTGTGAGGCTAGAGTTTTGCGAGCAATTGATACCCTTCCGTTTTGCTCCTGTAAATTCTATCTGCTCCGTGGTTTTTTGTTTGCCCTTCCAGTTTGATCCTTTGTAAACCACTGTACTAGCACATTTCTTGATCTCCCAGCTCCCGAgtgagaaaaaaaaggaaaaagcttTTGTGCATGCTTGGTTTGTTCTTTGCCGTGGCAGATGGATGCTCTGCGATTACCTGTCCCGTGAGTGAGAATTGAAAAGTGAAGAAAAAAGCAGTTGGTGttaatcatgttgtcatgtgTC encodes:
- the LOC136471164 gene encoding uncharacterized protein, producing the protein MASAVASNVHAVPAAAGPMSFGWLGPPRLSFGARDAAAAAAVPAGVEEHASTAASSNAEPAAISKDFIDFEFSLGGSATMLPADELFADGKLLPLRPQGAAGKMAAATEAERELVRRDNALVAEVTPSPEPVRAMHPAAAEAALDPYVFSPKAPTCSSRWRELLRLRKVQTPQKPSPSASASPSASPAATASTPSRASNSSAARSLKLLLLQRNGGRASCAAASDLSAAPLLRDSSDSETSLSLASSRFSLSSSSSSSCHDHDDFPRHSLDAIDPTPRPRIRLVRSHPHAPQPQPHPHVAASASAPARAAHSPARRRPSPSPPPPPSVVSVDSPRMNASGKIVFQGLERSCSSPAGSVHSYMRSRSRVMDRSYSAGVRATPVVLNVPVCSRPVFGFFKDKKDAAAKDAASVRARSALGRRTTAGSTTPAAAAGGVSGRDLGSGN